In Rutidosis leptorrhynchoides isolate AG116_Rl617_1_P2 chromosome 2, CSIRO_AGI_Rlap_v1, whole genome shotgun sequence, one genomic interval encodes:
- the LOC139890237 gene encoding uncharacterized protein produces the protein MTRVHTAGNGITCTPFRVTGLHSYIAFVRDHVVGHGDGSGLTNDLVDDVKCTGNDTSFWNEIWCGTVAFKLKYPRLHRLESFKTARIADRIFWTDNGPVMTWNWASNPRWRAAAELLNLEKDLLDLNQFSNKPDTWTWKHEKCGKYTSSSLSNLLINAFVANKPIPEPTVINSLIPQKIGIFMWRMHKNKLLVRIELDNKGIDLHSVLCPVCDDCVECIQHAMISCKSAASVWDKLRQWWSLDKLPFEVYSDLIDCSLSHINSKTGTKIWQAVVWITAYFIWKNRNAKVFGNNASSIPKLLSDIQSKSFEWINDRGCNIDLDWHSWVNNPSACALNFKPKDGIG, from the exons ATGACACGTGTTCACACTGCT GGTAACGGGATTACGTGTACTCCTTTTCGGGTGACGGGCTTACATTCGTACATTGCTTTCGTTCGTGACCATGTGGTGGGTCACGGTGATGGGTCTGGTCTTACAAACGATTTAGTTGATGATGTTAAAT GTACAGGGAATGATACAAGCTTTTGGAACGAGATTTGGTGTGGAACCGTAGCTTTCAAATTGAAATATCCGAGATTACACAGACTTGAATCCTTCAAAACTGCTCGTATTGCTGACCGTATTTTCTGGACTGATAACGGGCCTGTTATGACCTGGAATTGGGCCTCGAATCCACGGTGGAGGGCTGCTGCTGAACTCTTAAATCTAGAAAAGGACCTGCTCGATTTAAACCAATTCTCAAACAAGCCGGACACCTGGACCTGGAAACACGAGAAGTGTGGTAAATACACTTCCTCCTCACTCTCTAACCTGTTAATAAATGCCTTTGTGGCAAACAAACCAATACCCGAACCTACTGTGATCAATTCTCTAATCCCGCAAAAAATTGGCATCTTTATGTGGCGAATGCATAAAAATAAACTCCTGGTTAGGATCGAATTAGATAATAAGGGTATTGACCTCCACTCGGTTCTATGCCCGGTTTGCGATGATTGTGTCGAATGCATTCAACACGCCATGATTTCCTGCAAATCGGCTGCAAGTGTTTGGGACAAATTACGACAATGGTGGAGCCTAGATAAGCTGCCTTTTGAAGTTTATTCGGATCTTATAGATTGCTCGCTGTCACATATTAATTCCAAAACGGGTACGAAAATTTGGCAAGCGGTGGTCTGGATAACGGCCTATTTCATTTGGAAAAATCGAAACGCTAAAGTTTTCGGAAACAACGCTTCAAGCATTCCTAAGTTACTTTCGGATATTCAATCCAAGAGCTTCGAGTGGATTAATGATCGCGGTTGTAATATTGATCTTGATTGGCATTCATGGGTTAACAACCCTTCTGCTTGTGCGCTTAATTTCAAACCTAAAGATGGAATAGGCTAG